The region AGGAAGCAAGGGagctggctgcaggctggggagcaaaatcaggtgcaAGGAGAACGCCCACTGGTTGAGTACCAGCAAGATTGGCTGGactgggaacccaggtctacccaaccagtagacctgggctccaagtccagatggaAGCTCAGGTCTAGCCCCCCAGCCAACCTTGGCCACCAAGGCTATCAAGTTCAacctgaagcccaggtctacccatctggttGATCTGGGATCTGAAGTTGGTGGTGCTCATGGGCCccacccaaacacaaacactggatccacccctgctatATTCCTGATATAGCAGAATAATAATTAGGATGGATTAATTCAATAATATTGATTAGAATGTGGTCTAATCAAATATGGTCTTATTAAACATTGTGATAAGGAACAGACAACCAAAAGGTTTATGAGCCAGGAAAGAAAACAGGCTGACACCAGGCTCTGTTGCCATTCCTCACCTTTAATAATTGGAAAAATATGATCAATCTCGCTTGCAGAGTGAAATACTTTATAGAACTTTCAGCGCAATACATACAGAAATAAACTTTATACAGAATAAATAGAAAAGCTTCACTAAcatcttgtttttaaaagcacatcaCAGTCAACATGAAACTGCTCCAGAataatttaaaagtgcaaatcAGATGTGCAATTATTCATCATAATTTTTTGTGTATCTGTTTCATTCATTCCTATTACGTCTCCTTAATCCAGTCTCCAACTCTGATACGCCTTGATTAATTCCATCAAGAACTTCTGTTTTGTGTTGCGCTTCCAATGGATCCAGGAAGAACGCCTCGTGATCACAGTGTCTCTGCCCCTCTTCACCACAGAGTTCCTCAATATCTTCAAACAACGCTCCATGCCCACAGTCTTCAACTCCACCTTCAACTACTTCCGCTGCAGGATGTCCACTGAAAGACTGAATAAGATCTTCAAGTTTCTCGTGACACATGTGGCTAATATCTTAAAGAGACAAGAAAATGGAGATTTAAAGTTCCAGTTGGGTTTAATGCCTTCCACTGCAATCCGATACACTTTTCTTGGGGGACACCCCATTGGGCACAGTGGCACtttcttctcagtagacatgcataggtagCACCATTAGGATAATAAAATAGAGCATCCATCAGAAAACGACCAGCAAGAAAGAGGTTTTACTATACATGGTAGTGCACCCTTATTGTATTTTTACACCGCCCTGCCTTTGCAGAGTTCATAGTGGCATACAGGAATCTTCTCTctccccattttatcttcacaaccaccctgtgaagtaggctaggTTAGGCGGGAGCAAGAGGAGGAAGTTTCCCCAGCAAGCCTTTGTAGTCAGGAGCCTCCACTCTAATCATTACTCCACACAGGCTTTCATACAACATTAAAATGTCTTGATAAGATGTCCAGCCCTCCCAACATGCCTGTTATTCATAAATTTTCTGTTATTCTGCAGTATTAACTGTTGTCGCCTGGCAATGAGTTCAGCTAGTGGGGGATGAAACAGAGAGAATGCTCCTGTTTGGAACTGCCTCACCTAGAAGAGCACCCTCATGTCTTTTCAGTGGTGCACACCAATTCTTCAGCACAAaggactgaggttgcaatcctatgcacactttccagggagtaaggctcattgaagATACGCttgagtagaaaagcataggattaTGCTTTAAATCCCCAGTTCATCTTCCTCTgttacagaggtctccaaactggaaacccctgtgtcccaaaaaagccctccccaccCAGAGCAGCGGTGACTGTTCTGCCACagtgctgcatttctttcaagtaGATCTGGGtacagggatgcagaatggtaagcgccactCACAGGTGGTGGGaaaggctttttccaaaccctgaatccagcccacgggctgaggtttggagagCTCTGCATGAAAATGCCACTATTCATACAAGAAATCCATGTGCACAAACAGGCTCCAACTACACACAATTGGTTAGGATGACACTATACTGGTGAGAAGTCAAAATGTAGCATGACCCTGGCTTGGGGAGCAACACTAGTGAAGCTACAGGTACTGAGCAAGGACTGTCATAGCAGGTTCTAAGGGGCCAAGCACAGAAAGCACCTTGTGGCTTCACTGCCGACTTGTCCAGTCCACTTTCCTTCATCAGCTTCCGGATGGACTCCAGTTGCAACATAATTTCATCTTTCTGTTCTGAAGCCAAAGCATTAATactgaaaggaaaaacaaaattgcTTGCAAATTCAACAGGTGTCACAATTCCAACAAAAATACTATTTTTGACTCTCAAGAAGAGGGAAGGGCACAATCGCATGCATTGCTCTTTTTGAaagctgggaccttctgaaaGTCCCATGGCATGAGAGTTGTTATTTACTCTCAATGGTATATTCCTGTGATGGCACTTTTTAGAGTTGGTCAGACTCTGCATCTTCAATTCACTGCCCTCCCAATGCCTGCCTGGCGTGGAGGATCACCTCCAGGGAGCAGCAGGGAGCCCAAGCTGCCGGGCTTCAGGGACCCAGATTGCAAGCACAGCATGAATGAACCAACATTATCTTGATAACATCAGCACAGAACACAATGATCCTCTTTAGTTGCCCAAGGGCGGCAGAAAGAGCTCTTGCTTCAACTTCAGGACATAGACAGAGGAAGAGGGTTAAGATTTGACCAACAAAACTCTCAAACTTTTGTTTAAGGCAATTGATATGCTTGTAAATGCCTCATGCACCAAAAGGCAGAAACACTGGAAGGTGGATGGTCCTAGCTAGGCCCACTGAGGTGCCTCACAGTATCACCTCCTTGTTTTCTGTTCACATTCATAAGTACAGTATCCAAACTCTCCCAAGCACCAAGGTAGCCAAGGCAAATAAGTCAAATGACACAACATATTCTCGTTTACTCACCAGCTTGAAAGTGGATCTAATTGGGTCAATAAGGAATTTAGCATTTTTTCTGTCTGGGATAGATGTTGCTCTAGCTCCAAAAGCTGGCGTTCTGCAAGCAAAATCAGACTCCTTTTAACAAGCAGCACAGGTAACGAGGAAAGCAGTTACGTTTTTCAAACAGCTGTGACCTTTGTATGTCTTTTTTTCCAGGGAATCTCTATTAATTGGGCAGGTATAAAGCGTTCTAGGCCCATAACCCTGAGCACAATTCTTAGGGAGAAAGTCTCATCAAATGTGCAGACACTGAACTCAGAGGCTTGCACACCGAGTAGTAGCATGAAAAGAAAGCAATTTAGGCTG is a window of Tiliqua scincoides isolate rTilSci1 chromosome 5, rTilSci1.hap2, whole genome shotgun sequence DNA encoding:
- the CCDC107 gene encoding coiled-coil domain-containing protein 107 isoform X2, which codes for MALSAAQRALLSVALGLCLLVAVPRMLGGGRAGGSAPRPAKPPAGRPGGPERILKSHMSSESPESKYQSIQQMRNSMEKELKTERTRGNGRDFALTLMPLYALGVGVFALYKFLKMKSQEESLSKRKNATEDKTKETERQLLELEQHLSQTEKMLNSLLTQLDPLSSCINALASEQKDEIMLQLESIRKLMKESGLDKSAVKPQDISHMCHEKLEDLIQSFSGHPAAEVVEGGVEDCGHGALFEDIEELCGEEGQRHCDHEAFFLDPLEAQHKTEVLDGINQGVSELETGLRRRNRNE
- the CCDC107 gene encoding coiled-coil domain-containing protein 107 isoform X1, with the translated sequence MALSAAQRALLSVALGLCLLVAVPRMLGGGRAGGSAPRPAKPPAGRPGGPERILKSHMSSESPESKYQSIQQMRNSMEKELKTERTRGNGRDFALTLMPLYALGVGVFALYKFLKMKSQEESLSKRKNATEDKTKETGKRQLLELEQHLSQTEKMLNSLLTQLDPLSSCINALASEQKDEIMLQLESIRKLMKESGLDKSAVKPQDISHMCHEKLEDLIQSFSGHPAAEVVEGGVEDCGHGALFEDIEELCGEEGQRHCDHEAFFLDPLEAQHKTEVLDGINQGVSELETGLRRRNRNE